DNA from Conexivisphaera calida:
CGCTGGATCTGCTGCTGGAGGAATGCTCGACGTCGGTAGGAAATTGCTATATAGGAATGACGGATTGCCTGCATAGTATAGCGCTCTTGAGGGATCTCCCTTGAATGAGGATCCGGTTAGGCGCGCGGGCGCCTTATCTGGGCTGGATGCGCAGCTGGGGATGCTCGTGTACTCGACATCCGTCAGGGGCATGGGTGGGCGCGTGAAGGATCGCTGCGACGATTTCGTGGTATCGGAGGTTCTTGCTGCGAGACCGTCCGCTGGTCGGTTACCGGCATTCGCCGTGGTCAAGGTCGATAGGAACACGATCGATGTCGCCGAGGAGCTGGGTGCGGCCGCCGGCTGCAGGATCAGGTTCTGGGGGTTGAAGGACAAGAGATCGATCTCAGCTCAGTTCATGCAATGCGCAGGCGTTTCAGGCGGCCGTCCGCGTGGGAATATCCGCGGTGATGGGTGGATCGCTAGGTACGTGGGACTCTGGGAGGAGCTGGAGCCTCGGCACTTCGCGGGGAATGCGTTCTCGATAAGGGTGCTGGGGATTGAGCGCGGGGTATATGATGGCTCGTTCCATCAGGTCGCTGACGCCCTGCAATCCGGCGGGATCGCCAACTTCTTCGGATATCAGCGGTTCGGCGCCGTCAACCAAAACCACATAGCTGGAGGATGCATAGTTAGGAGAGATCTCGGAGGATCGCAATCCGATGGATGTCCCAAGAGAGACGAACTGAGGTCGATACCGCGGCGCATAAGGAGGTTGATGGTGAACGCGTATCAGTCATATCTATTCAACGCGTCCCTGAGCCGCGTAATCTCCGAGGAGGGTGGTCTTCCACGCCGCTCCGCGATAGTTCACCGGGTAACTGTACATCCCTTTCCAAGGGTGCTCGACGAACCCATCTCCGGTAATGCATCGATCGAGGGGACCGTGCCCTCGGCGCCGGTGCCCGGATATGCGTACAGGAGTCGGGGAGACTCGTACTCGCGGGCGCTCGATGAGATAATGCGCGAGGAGGGCGTGACTCCGAGGGACTTCTACGTCGACGACATGCCCGAGGTGAGCGAGGAGGGCTACTGGAGGCCGGCGGTCGTGCTCGGCAGGATCGGCGCGCGGATCGGGGAACGCGAGGACACCGTGCTCACTATGCTTCTGCAACGCGGCAGCTACGCCACCGTTGTCCTGAGGGAGATTATGAAGCCTAGCGATCCCGTATCATCTGGGCTGACTAGATGATGGACTCACCACTCTATACCCGCGTAGCCAAGTAGCCTCAGGGAGTCAAGCAATCCCTCAGCGTAGCCAGCCTCAGCGAGTGCGAGCTCAACGTTTCCCTCCCCAAGAAACCTCTCGGCGTCGGACAGGTAGCTCTCCACGTTCTCCAGCACAGAGTTGACCCCAGGTGATCCGGGTATCGATGACCTGAACTTGGGGAGCGCGGCCCTCGATTTCTCTATCGCTGTGCCCGCGAGCCTCGCCGCCAGGGATCTCGGAACGATGCCCATCGCATCCGTCAGCTCCTGCGGGACCCCGAGCACTGCCCTCATAGACTCGGCTTCGGTGTAATGCAGACGACCCGGCACTATGATCGTATGTGGATGCTCACCGAAGTCCATGTCCAGCGCGTCGCTCAACCTGAGTACCCTCACGGACTCCGACTCCGAGAAGAGCCTTGACGCTATCACGATAATTCTGTCCGGACCGAATGATCCGAGGCGCCATGAGCTCTCCGCCTCCACCAGTGCGCGCAATCCATTGCCGACGTCGATTCCTTCCCCGCTCGCCGGATCGTGCTGCATCAGCAATATGGAGTGCTGCGAGTTCCTCAGCGCACCCGTGACTCCGAAATACGCCCTGTATGCCGTCTGAGGAGGGCCTGCGACCAGCGTGCCGATGAACCCTAGTTTGTAGATGTGCAGCCCCACCCTACTGAGCGCTGAGCTCACTATGCTTGAGGAGTGCCATATCCG
Protein-coding regions in this window:
- the truD gene encoding tRNA pseudouridine(13) synthase TruD — its product is MNEDPVRRAGALSGLDAQLGMLVYSTSVRGMGGRVKDRCDDFVVSEVLAARPSAGRLPAFAVVKVDRNTIDVAEELGAAAGCRIRFWGLKDKRSISAQFMQCAGVSGGRPRGNIRGDGWIARYVGLWEELEPRHFAGNAFSIRVLGIERGVYDGSFHQVADALQSGGIANFFGYQRFGAVNQNHIAGGCIVRRDLGGSQSDGCPKRDELRSIPRRIRRLMVNAYQSYLFNASLSRVISEEGGLPRRSAIVHRVTVHPFPRVLDEPISGNASIEGTVPSAPVPGYAYRSRGDSYSRALDEIMREEGVTPRDFYVDDMPEVSEEGYWRPAVVLGRIGARIGEREDTVLTMLLQRGSYATVVLREIMKPSDPVSSGLTR
- the dph5 gene encoding diphthine synthase, with amino-acid sequence MPLLLVGMGVHGAQGLPVGAVEELRRCDRVLLDSYTTPIDNIRALKELRALLGTEVKEAGRDELEDVQGLLRSASAGCLGIVIPGDVFVATTHDAIRQEAARSGIEVRIWHSSSIVSSALSRVGLHIYKLGFIGTLVAGPPQTAYRAYFGVTGALRNSQHSILLMQHDPASGEGIDVGNGLRALVEAESSWRLGSFGPDRIIVIASRLFSESESVRVLRLSDALDMDFGEHPHTIIVPGRLHYTEAESMRAVLGVPQELTDAMGIVPRSLAARLAGTAIEKSRAALPKFRSSIPGSPGVNSVLENVESYLSDAERFLGEGNVELALAEAGYAEGLLDSLRLLGYAGIEW